In Nicotiana tabacum cultivar K326 chromosome 11, ASM71507v2, whole genome shotgun sequence, a single window of DNA contains:
- the LOC107763957 gene encoding uncharacterized protein LOC107763957, producing MAEKMSGSNLKSAAVHGVTMDSHLEMNKPDRNVWLMKCPTLVSTFFQQHLHSSSTPPLNFDNDGLSSFVSPAPVAKVVVAVDPLLSNDATQFTMELAGTSSGNMPTLYSMDMSTDFVPMSIFSESAQGRLSVEGKIYQKFDMKPHHENSENYGKLCRERTNKYMTKSRQIQVIDDDNAKHMRPMPGFFATKASGSADKKKVPSKGLEMKRTRRDRDEMEEIMFKLFERQPNWTLKQLVHETDQPEQFMKDMLKLLCIYNNKGAHQGTYELKPEYKRSEDKPDS from the exons ATGGCGGAGAAAATGAGCGGAAGCAACCTCAAGAGTGCAGCCGTGCATGGCGTAACGATGGACAGCCATTTGGAGATGAATAAACCGGACAGAAATGTGTGGCTGATGAAATGCCCTACCCTTGTCTCCACATTCTTCCAACAACATCTACATTCTTCTTCAACTCCTCCTCTTAATTTTGACAATGACGGCCTCTCTTCCTTTGTTTCTCCTGCGCCAGTCGCTAAAGTCGTCGTCGCCGTTGACCCTCTCCTCTCCAATGATGCTACTCAG tttaccatggaattggCTGGCACTTCATCTGGAAACATGCCCACTCTCTACTCCATGGACATGTCCACAGATTTTGTTCCGATGTCTATATTTTCTGAGTCAGCTCAAG GAAGGCTTTCTGTGGAAGGAAAGATATACCAAAAATTTGATATGAAGCCTCATCATGAAAACAGTGAGAACTATGGAAAATTATGCCGTGAAAGGACCAATAAGTACATGACTAAAAGTAGACAGATTCAG GTTATTGACGACGATAATGCCAAACATATGAGGCCTATGCCTGGATTTTTTGCTACTAAGGCTTCTGGATCTGCA GATAAGAAGAAGGTACCAAGTAAGGGATTAGAAATGAAAAGAACAAGGAGGGACCGTGATGAAATGGAAGAAATCATGTTTAAACTCTTTGAGAGGCAACCAAATTGGACACTGAAACAGCTGGTCCATGAGACGGATCAGCCTGAG CAATTTATGAAAGACATGCTCAAACTTCTCTGCATCTACAATAATAAGGGCGCGCATCAAGGCACTTATGAGCTGAAGCCTGAGTACAAGAGGTCAGAAGACAAGCCTGATTCTTGA